One segment of Channa argus isolate prfri chromosome 17, Channa argus male v1.0, whole genome shotgun sequence DNA contains the following:
- the gja1b gene encoding gap junction alpha-1 protein, with product MGDWSALGRLLDKVQAYSTAGGKVWLSVLFIFRILVLGTAVESAWGDEQSAFKCNTQQPGCENVCYDKSFPISHVRFWVLQIIFVSTPTLLYLAHVFYLNRKEQKFNRKEEELKAVQNDGGDVDIPLKKIEMKKLKYGIEEHGKVKMKGALLRTYIVSIFFKSMFEVGFLVIQWYMYGFSLNAVYTCERAPCPHRVDCFLSRPTEKTVFIIFMLVVSLVSLLLNVIELFYVFFKRIKDRVKGKQPPTLYPSGGTLSPTPKELSTTKYAYYNGCSPPTAPLSPLSPPGYKLATGERGTGSCRNYHKQANEQNWANYSTEQNRLGQNGGGSTISNSHAQAFDFPDDTHEHKKLSPSAGQELQPLALMDARPCSRASSRMSSRARPDDLDV from the coding sequence ATGGGCGACTGGAGTGCTTTGGGTCGCCTCCTGGACAAGGTCCAAGCCTACTCCACTGCTGGGGGAAAGGTTTGGCTgtcagtcctcttcatcttcaggATCCTGGTCTTGGGTACTGCAGTGGAATCTGCCTGGGGAGACGAGCAGTCCGCCTTTAAATGTAACACCCAGCAGCCTGGTTGCGAGAATGTCTGCTATGACAAATCCTTCCCCATCTCCCACGTCCGCTTCTGGGTGCTGCAGATCATCTTTGTGTCGACCCCCACGCTCCTCTACCTGGCTCACGTGTTCTACCTGAACAGGAAGGAGCAGAAATTCaacaggaaggaggaggagcttAAGGCCGTGCAGAATGACGGAGGTGATGTTGACATCCCGCTGAAGAAAATTGAGATGAAGAAGCTAAAATATGGCATTGAGGAGCACGGTAAAGTCAAGATGAAGGGTGCTCTGCTCAGAACCTATATAGTCAGCATTTTTTTCAAGTCCATGTTTGAGGTGGGTTTCTTGGTTATCCAGTGGTACATGTACGGCTTCAGTCTTAATGCGGTCTATACCTGTGAGAGGGCCCCATGCCCACACAGGGTGGACTGTTTCCTGTCTCGTCCAACAGAGAAGACCGTCTTCATTATCTTCATGCTGGTGGTCTCACTGGTGTCTCTGCTCCTCAATGTCATCGAGCTTttctatgtgttttttaaaagaatcaaagatCGTGTCAAAGGCAAACAGCCGCCCACACTCTACCCAAGTGGCGGCACCTTGAGCCCCACCCCGAAAGAACTGTCCACCACAAAGTACGCCTACTATAATGGCTGTTCCCCTCCGACCGCCCCGCTCTCACCCCTGTCCCCGCCAGGCTACAAGCTGGCCACAGGGGAGCGGGGAACCGGCTCATGCCGTAATTATCATAAGCAGGCTAATGAGCAGAACTGGGCCAACTACTCCACGGAGCAGAACCGGCTCGGCCAGAACGGGGGAGGAAGCACTATTTCAAACTCCCACGCACAAGCGTTTGACTTCCCTGACGATACCCACGAGCATAAGAAACTGTCCCCGTCAGCAGGACAAGAGCTGCAGCCACTGGCGTTGATGGATGCCAGGCCCTGCAGCAGGGCCAGCAGCCGGATGAGCAGTCGAGCCAGGCCTGACGACCTGGACGTCTAA